Below is a genomic region from Sphaeramia orbicularis chromosome 6, fSphaOr1.1, whole genome shotgun sequence.
ACTCAAGTCAAAACATAGAGACAGAGTGAGGCAAAATATCAATATGAGAATATATCATATTACTTTGTACTGCGATATATTATCAATACCCTGGTGCCACATATTGATATTCTGATTAAAACATGCAGGCGCTCCAAATGGATTACCCTACCAGTTGGTTTATCAGTCACTGTTTTCCATCTGTTAAAGtttgtgtgtaatatttagtgatgtCTAATGGTGAAGCTGATTTATACactgatgaaaaaaaatgttatgacTGTTATATTCAGTTTATACATGTATGCACTCTTAAATTATCCTCAAGGTTTCACATTCTACCATTTAAAAGGCACTAAACTGAGATTTCATGCACTTTTTAATGCATCGTTTCATCTCACTTTGTGTGAAACTAACTCTATAATGTAGTGTATAAACACATGTTCTATGtttttatcttgtgtttttttttcttccgttgCACAGACAGATATTTCAAAGATGATTATGTAGTTTCGTATCAAGTACAGTATCACAATCACTTTATTATGATTCCATCTGTATCAGTCACTAGTTGTAATAGTATTGAGTTACTCTGTGATTCTCACTCAGTGTACTGTACAGTGTATCAGACCAATCCAgttaaacagattaaaagcaCTATCAACTATTTATCTGTTGACATGAGTGTTTGTATGAATAACATTTGATTCTGTGCCattttctccatgttttcagaTTAAGCGAGGAAACCGACAGTGTGAGACTCTCCTTCATGACGTTGAGATCGCCAGCAGCTTGGCACTGTGTCGAGGACGGACATTTCCGTATCCCGTGGAGAAGCTGCAGGAGCTCTGGAGGTCCAGACACACCTATTAAAATTTAATAACTGGGATGAACAAACAGATGGTCACTGTTTTCAGATCatgatcattttttttctcttcacagGCTGCTGCTTCTAAACCAGTTCCATGATGTGATCCCCGGCAGCTGTATTGAGTTGGTGGTGGAAGATGCACTCAGATATTATGAAGGTATAGTATTTATTATAACTATTATTAAAATCAGAACTATGTGATGTTTTCCAAAACATATGtgggcgcttctatgaaactgggttcattttggtatctggcactttgccagcttttttagacccaataataaaagagaaatttagtcaTATTTCCCCCTTAGGATGTacgtaatgatgacctcagataaatgcaaaaaatatatacacgCTTGCTttgaaccatcccaaaattaatgaatttttattcaaatgttggggccaaaaataagaccaaaattcAGACAggaaaactacctaggtgtcagtgcatttgatcttgaaaacatggcttgaaagggtcttatatactgctataaatagacactgtgttaaatttgaggatcctagtggtttttctaatccagacatgcaggttttttaatgaatcggcagtctcattcgaGGGTTCACCTGTAATCCACATAATAAagttgtctgtatctgtatctaacctatcgtgtccactcgcgttacatgcagaacctgcccatttaaacacaaataaactgcGAGTGactttgcaacagcagtcatttttgtgaatcaCTCAGCCTTTGCATAACTGGTTCGATccccaaaatatacctgtgagagaataaaaagatatttgaaaaaaatagtagcatgccattttcatgtcctttttaccgtgttacatgcagattcttgtatacaaataatataaaaatgtgttttatctgagaaatattttctgttttatctcagtaaatatttatttttaaaacagacccaaagtgcttccacacttgcttcataacattagtctacatttggtttgaatttttagcccccttgTCCTgttttaggtaccagtttcatagaagcacccatatacagaCACATATTACTGTCTTAGATATCCGTCGTGCTGGTGCCAAGCTGCTGCATGATGCATTTGAAGGCCTGGGGTCAAAGGGCAACCCTCCTGGTGTGTTCAACTCTTTGCCGTGGGAGCGCCAGGAAGTCATCGTGACTCAAGATGCAGCTGGTAAAACTAGCTTAGGTGAGCCAGACACTTGTGTTCTTTATCTTAATTGCTATTATTAAGGAAAATATACTGGTTTGTTATTGGTGACTCCAAACTACAACTCCCTTCATGTCTCCTGTTGCAGCTCTGGTGAACGTTCCTAGCATCGGTGTGTCTCCTGTCAAAAGCACACAGCCAACGACTCCAGTGTCTGTCACTGTTCAGGTACATTCCACAGATATTTATGGTGCACATTTTATACTGGAATTAAAATTGGCAAACCAAGACTCTGCATAACATTACAGGCTGATGGCACGGTCCTCATGGAGAACGGGATTTTACAGACAGTTGTAAACAAAGATGGTACTCTGGCATCCCTGCGTCTGGTCCATGCAAACAGGTACTATTATGGCAGCAATGAATAACTGTATCTGCTACATTACAAcatactgagcaaaaatatatacGCAACATGTGACACATCAACTTTTTAATAGCAATAGGTGTAgtacaatatattaaatcacacAGTTTACTCTGTTGATCAATGTGGTACAGATTACTGTCCGTTAGAACATGATAGTTGCGTCTGGCATTCAGGaacattcatgtggacacggtgGGGGCCAGTTGAAAGAAATCACAACTCCATATCTCATGTGTCCACCATCGGCTTCCTGTGGAGCAACACATCGTCTTCTCATTGAGTTGACAATATTCGATTGTGGCCCGCggaatgttattccactcctctTTGAGAGCCACACGGAGCTATGGGATATTATCCAGAACCATTCCCTTATgatttgtgacatctgtggcatggtgACATTTTTAGGTGTCCTTTTATTGTTCCCAGTGTAAGGAGGGTCTGAATACTGTCAATCCTGTCTGAGCAGCGTCTAGACATGCTGCagctgtgttgtgggtggaatcactagACCACTGAGCAAGTGCTCACTTGCAGAGATGGACGCAAAGTTTGTTTAtaagtcaagagaattaaccatgttttacaattacaagacatcatgagctcattttgggctgCACATCTCCAGTTACACACATACTGTgcatggtgcatttatatttttgctcagtatacATATTTTGGTCTAAAATCTCTTACCATTCTGCTTGTTTCAGAGAAGCCATCTCTGATGGCTGTAATGGGAACCAGTTTGTCATGTTTGATGATGTACCCCTGTTCTGGGATGCATGGGATGTAATGGACTACCATCTTCAGACCAGGTGTCACTTATTCTTGTTGCATCCACTTTTTTTACAGTCTCACACCACTGTCAAACCCTTTACATGTTCCCTTTTATACATACCATAATCGTAACTCAAATGATGCTGTAGGAAACCAGTGCTGGAGGTGGTGAAGCCAGTTCACGTGGTCTCCTCTGATGGGCTTCGCAGTGTCGTCAGCCTCACCCTCAGAATCAGCGACAAGAGCACCATCACACAAGAGATTATCATGGACGCCATGTGTCCTTACATCAAGTTCAACACAGAGGTACACTGTCATTTTGTACTTTTGATATTACAGTATGTGCACACAGATTTTATCCGTTGTTGCAAATATTGTATAAAAAACAGTGTTTGGAAAGATAGTGAAAGCCTGTGTGAATGTTTCAACTCTAGGTGAAATGGGCAGAGTCGCACAAGTTTCTCAAGGTTGAATTCCCTGTGCGGGTACACAGCTCCCACGCTACATATGAGATACAGTTTGGACACCTGCAGAGACCCACACATAGGAACACTTCATGGGACTGGGCGAGATTTGAGGTACGGAGGTTAGCTACACAACAATACCATAAACAttacagttaacccataaagacccaaacatctatcacagaccaaaagcatcaactgatctaaactgtttaataccacttcatccattaatcccatcaatacatgtaaataattggtgtaaaatgcagtttgtcatcttttcatggccatcagatatgacttatTTGGACGCTccgaggttccatagttaccgtggaaacaccatcatcttctactacatgattcaccagtaaaacccatagagtttgataaataagtggatggaaatgcttgatttatgttcagttaatgatagattttactaaaaaaaaaaggaaagtcacattttctgcagttttctctatttctggtataataaacctcaactttaatctgaactttaatgaatgtTTTcctggtcagtaaattaaatacaggaaaatatcggatttacactgataaaatgcaaaatacacaggataatattataagaaatggtgataaatcacttaagaaaggttagacgtagagaaaattttatttgggaactgacacaaaagtagcgctgggtctttatgggttaaatatctaTTTGAAGATGACATTCTTTGcattacttgttactgttttaCATGTTGCTTTAATTTCCAGGTTTGGGGTCACAAATGGGCTGATTTGTCAGAGCACAACTTTGGAGTTGCATTGCTAAATGACTGCAAATACGGCTATTCAGTCCACAAGAACACTATGACACTATCCCTGTGAGGCTTCCCACAGTTCATTTGGTAACACAATGTGTAATTCTTTGCACCAAATGTAAATTCCTACATCTAACAGTACATGTCTTGGTCTTAGACTGAGAGCACCAAAGTCTCCTGATGCCAACGCTGACATGGGGACTCATCATTTCACCTATGCCATCATGCCACATTCAGGTATGTTTTCCACTGCTTATGCTTTTGAAAATCCTTATAATACtaatcaaaagtttggacacacctgttttttctttattttcatgactatttacattttagattctcactgaaagcatcaaaactatgaatgaacacgtggaattatgtagttaaaaaaaagtgacataactcaaaacatgttttatatttcagatacctcaaaatagccaccctttgctttgattactgttttgcacattcttggcattctctcgatgagcttcatgaggtggtcacctgaaatgttttctaacagtcttgaaggagttcccagtgatgctgaacacttgttggcTATCTGCAGTCCATCtcttgtcatttaaatgagaaggtgtgtccaaatttGTGACTGGTAGTGCAACTCTAACTAAATTTGACAAAGAAATTTGTTTTTGTGCTACAGGATCTTTCCAAGATTCCTCTGTCATCCAGTGTGCGTACAACCTCAATTTCCCTTTACGGTTAATCCAAAGCTGTCCTGACACTGTGGCCTGGAGTGCCTTTTCTGTCAGTCATCCCGCTGTGATCCTTGAGACCATTAAACAGGTATATCACTCAGTACTTGCTCAACCTAGCTTCACTTAAGTCTTAAAACGATAGCGCGGTGCCCATGTGAACACTCAGGCATTTTGCTTTATGTAAACACAGCTTGTTTGCATGTAGACTATTTAAAGGACTCTTCCTAATATATAGTGTTgtgaaataaaatcaaacaaaattgAATCAAGCCACTTTAACCACATCAAATATATTGCGCACATGGGACATTTGTAAAAGCTTTGACTCAACACATCCTGTAATCTCATCTAATTAATGGCTCTTTACTGTATTTACCACAACAGGCGGAGGACAGGAAGGAGTCGCTTGTCGTCCGCTTGTATGAGTCGCACGGAAGCAGCGTTACTGTAACGCTACGTACTGCCCTTCACGTCAGAGAAGCATGGCAGTGagtataaggttttttttttttatagcagtgCCTTTGTTGTATTGTGGCATggaataataatagcataaaccTTGGTTCCCCTTTCAGTTGTGATCTCATGGAGAGACAGGATGGCACCAAGCCGATACTCATCACGTCAGATGGAATTATTCTCCAGTTCAGCCCCTTTCAAATTGTTTCACTTCTTCTTGTCTTGTAATAACCCTTATTAATGAAATGGTCTGCAGTTCAGGATGTCTGCAGATCAAGATCAAGCCAATAAACAGAAAAGCAAaaatttcattatattttttaatgaaaaatgtataaaaagtataaaaacagaacagtgtCTCCCTGTATTTATTTGCTGCTCATTCTCCTGCTCTGCCTCTGTGACCCTGCAATGAGACAGATTTTGGAAATAAAATCGTGGTTCatgtattattttaattttgaGATGCAATAGTTAAGTCACCTGCAGCTGTGTCATTACTGCTGCTCTTCCTCCTGCGTGCAGTTGATCTCTTTTCACGATGAGGTGTGTTTATTTCCTGAGGTTTTTCAGTCTTTCTTCTCTTGGATCCTGCTTCCTTGAGACGTGCATCCTTTTCTTTCTTCGGGGTTTTGATCACAGTTTCCTCTTTGATCAGCTTTCTCTTTAATGTGCTTTTAGAGCGACCCCTGGAAACCTGAAGAGTTCAGATTGGTGTTAGAGTTAAATCTAAATGATTCCTTTCAAGTCCTGCAAAAACTTAGTGTTTTCACCTTTTTCTTGTCTGTATAATCATGGTCATCTTCTTTCTTCACTCTCTTTTTTGCCTTGGGTGACTTTAGGTCTATGTTGAACAGAAAAAGGGGACAAGGTTAATTTGATTTGCTCTATTCTTCTCAGATACTGTTCAGTTATGattcttattttaatttattacatacCTTTAGGCACCATTGGCCCAGAATCTCCCTGACATAAGAATAGCAGGTATTAACATCAgtgacattaaattctgttcatgAGAATAAAATAAAGCTTTGCCCTGTACTCACTTGAAACCACATTGTTCTGCCATTGTGGTCCCGAACAGATTTCATTCCATCCACGCTGTAACACTGCAGCCACGCCTGAAAACCAGAGTAGTCGGCCTTTTCTGGATCATAGCCCTTTCCTCCTAATTTAAAAAACATAATATGTCGGTAACAGAATAAAAGAAGTTAACATTTGATGGGTTACAAAACATAAATGGAAACAAAtttgagtttaatttcagagtggACCAGACAACAACAAACCTAGGCTTACAACCTCCAGAGGTACAGTATGACTGAGTCTGAGCAGGTCTGTCTTCTCTTCTTTCACTTTAACCTTTGTGATTCTGTCTGAACCCTTTAGCATAGAAGAAAGAAAAGCATTGTAAGAAAATGAAAGATGGTTGAGGTCAGCAGAGGATGACttgataaatgcatttttgtctggGCGTTTCACCTTGACGTCTGAGAACTCCTTTTTTACAGGCTTCTCACTTTCACACAAATCCTCTGACTCAAGGCCTTCCAGTACAGTTCTGGCACACACAAAGGGTGGGATGTTTAACCTAGAATGACACAAATTTAGACTCATTCTTTAAAAGCCCACACAAAAAAAGGCccttttgtttttaaatgaagCTGAATCACCATGCTCCCCACAGGAAGTAGAGAAccgaaaagaaagaaagacattcACTTCATATCAAAGGAAAACAGTCCTTGAAATTCATGAGAGCTGGTACTGTTCTTGGTCTTAATCTTAACAATGCAAAACAagtttcaccctcctttttcacacaGGAAGCGCACAAAAAGTAGCACTTAGAAAGCAGAGATAACAGAGTAAAAGATTATAATTAACCAAATACCGAAGCAAAGCCACTGGGTACTACATGTCAAATCTCAAAACTTTTCCATCTTTCTTAAATGGgcgaggtcaagggtgtcacggatggacagcccactactttttgattcataacttttgaaccagacaagtttaagacaaatattacacataactggAAAGATGTAAATGTCATCTTACACATACTCAAACTGCaacattttgtttcaaatatttttaaatgaaaaatatcaaaaactactgtgtcatggatggacaaaaaaattaacgtctattttttgcaagaattacaaagttctcaaaagtgaagttcctatgacattttcatcctaaaatttattcagtgtataccttaaaccctctattttacacccttctaattggttagaggaaaaaaatattttagcatACCTAGATAGCAAGATGAAATggcaaatggcagcgtcacagatggacaacaaaagtaaatatcaaactaaacattttttatttcaattatcactatcatataatttttttttaacaatatttaccacataaaaataatgttaacattatattcaaatgtattttgcatagatatatacatttattaattttaaacactgtcttcagaatatgacataaataacataataatcaaacatcaatgtatttggaataaatttagtttatttacgagactttataaaatgaacccagaatgatgccACAAAACTTTGtctctttccaaacattcactaaaaatataagtaattacttacccaaaaatataaatttagtgtagattactgtaatttttttttttttttttttgggaccaGATGTTAAGcttcccttgactttgcccaAATGTGGGTTGCCACACTGACTGGCTTTCCATTTCATATGTATGTATTGTTTGACTCTTTAAGAAACGGGGAGATGCAGATCATTTGCCCCAAGTTTGATCATCTATGGAACATTTGATCCAAATTCAAATGTTTGATTTAATGAATCTAACTAAACCATGCATTTACAACTGGGAATCATGAAGAACCAGGCATATTAGTTATGTGCAGTCCTACAAAGTCACAAGTGAATTGTTAGAAGAGTTGTGCGTGTTCTTCACCTGTAAAGAATTTCTGCCCTCAGGTAGTTCCCGATGCCATTAAAATATTTCTGGTTGAGCATAACCTCACAGATGGGCCGATCAAAGGCACGGTCAGATAGATGGGACAAAACATTCTCCCTGTAAAATAAAGTTCTAATCAGTATTATATGATATTTAACTTGGGGCATATGTAAGTGATACATAAGCATTACAGTGTTCCCAACCTGAAGCTTTTGTACTCAAACATGATGCAGGGTCCTCTGTCTGGCTGCCATGTCCCATTGGGGTGCCAGGTACCAAACCTGCGTGCATCCACAAAGCTTAGCACTCTGCAGGGCTTCTCTTTGGAATAAAATCGCAGATGTGAATGCTTTGGGAGCTCATCCTCACTGGTTAAACGGAAAAAGCCAGACATCCCAAAGCGAAAGATGATGTCCATGGGCTGGTCAGCTTGTCCTGCCTTCACTCTCCGCTTTGAATCACCACCTATGGGCGTCAGTGTGAGCTTCACTTCCTTCCCTCTGGAAGTGGCAGTGATGCGATAGGCCTCAGAGTTGAAGGGCACATCAGGACTCTTGCTGACCTCAGATTTTCTAACTGCACCAGTGAACACCACTCCATCACACATTTTGTTCACATAACAGCTAGCCAAGTGGAGCTCAGGTCCTTCTGGCATTTTGTTtgaacaggtggagctgtggtGGAACCTCTACTTTTCTTGGAGGTGAAAAATAAAGGATTCAGCAGATTTCCTTCCAAAAAACACTGGCAGTGCTGACAAGGCTCTGAAACAGCATTAAGATATACATAAGAAATATAAagtagaaaaagatgaaaaatgatcACAAACAATTGTCTGACAGCTGTGGGTTTAACACTGAGGACTCTGACCTCAGGTTTACTAGAATCACAGTCTCCACAACAGTACTACTACTCCACAGCCGCAGACTAAACTTTGTGATGCATTCATGCATTCAGCCTCAGACTTTGCATGTTCATGGGGTCTGAGTCCACAGCACCAAAGGAAAATCCACCTGGTACACATATGTTCTCAGGACAGAAAGGTGGGATGTTTACATTCAGGTGATAAAAGCGTCAGTTCAAATAACTTACCTAAACAATGAAATCGAGTTTACGAATGCAGAGCTGACACGTTTTCTTGTTCAAGCTGCAAGTGTTCAACAAAcgccgtctgtctgtccgtctgtctgtctgtgcaggtCTGCCTGTATAAACCTGCAGAGCAGGCTTTCATAACATGTTACCAAACTACCGCGTTGACATTACAAAACAAGCACCATCCAGCCATTATTTACACATATCGCGAGATTTCCAGGATCGCGTTCACGTTCTTTATTTTTCCGATGTAGGAGGATGCTGTACACATTTTCTCTAAAGGCTCACCGCCGTCACTTACAAACTTACAGAGCTTctccctcacacgtattgtagacACGAGAAACGCAACGTGAGCTGAGAGTGAATGCAAGTACGGCCCTCAATGCATGATGGGATTTGTAGGCGACTACAAAAACTAAAACCTTATGGTTTTTATTTCGTTTTAACTATTAATGAACATTTGATTGTAAAACACAAAGTAttagtacagtttttttttttttttttttttttaatatgtgggGTAATCAACAATGTCTGATAAATCATTGTGTCAAAAAACATATTTCCAACAATTATTTCTAAGGTTTTAGAAAAATACAACTACACAACAATCAAATGAATGGACTAATGATGAGCTACAACATTCAGATGACAGAATTATACAAAATGTCTTATGGATTTAAATATGGCACTTTTGGCATTTGTGTCCACTTTTTGATCAATCCTCAGGGTCAGAAAAGGTCCTTTCTTCATTGAAGTGCATTCATCATAGTTTGTGCTTGTTTGAGCTctataaaaataaacacagaaatgTAATAAGGATAACATAATACTAATTCCCTTGAGCCAAAATGTTTACTCCAAATGAAAAACTAATGGAAACCAATGTATTAAGACGACAGTGAACTGACCTGAAAGCATGACTCTGAATTTGTCAGCAGAA
It encodes:
- the neil1 gene encoding endonuclease 8-like 1 isoform X2 translates to MPEGPELHLASCYVNKMCDGVVFTGAVRKSEVSKSPDVPFNSEAYRITATSRGKEVKLTLTPIGGDSKRRVKAGQADQPMDIIFRFGMSGFFRLTSEDELPKHSHLRFYSKEKPCRVLSFVDARRFGTWHPNGTWQPDRGPCIMFEYKSFRENVLSHLSDRAFDRPICEVMLNQKYFNGIGNYLRAEILYRLNIPPFVCARTVLEGLESEDLCESEKPVKKEFSDVKGSDRITKVKVKEEKTDLLRLSHTVPLEVVSLGGKGYDPEKADYSGFQAWLQCYSVDGMKSVRDHNGRTMWFQGDSGPMVPKDLKSPKAKKRVKKEDDHDYTDKKKVSRGRSKSTLKRKLIKEETVIKTPKKEKDARLKEAGSKRRKTEKPQEINTPHREKRSTARRRKSSSNDTAAGSQRQSRRMSSK
- the neil1 gene encoding endonuclease 8-like 1 isoform X1; translated protein: MPEGPELHLASCYVNKMCDGVVFTGAVRKSEVSKSPDVPFNSEAYRITATSRGKEVKLTLTPIGGDSKRRVKAGQADQPMDIIFRFGMSGFFRLTSEDELPKHSHLRFYSKEKPCRVLSFVDARRFGTWHPNGTWQPDRGPCIMFEYKSFRENVLSHLSDRAFDRPICEVMLNQKYFNGIGNYLRAEILYRLNIPPFVCARTVLEGLESEDLCESEKPVKKEFSDVKVKRPDKNAFIKSSSADLNHLSFSYNAFLSSMLKGSDRITKVKVKEEKTDLLRLSHTVPLEVVSLGGKGYDPEKADYSGFQAWLQCYSVDGMKSVRDHNGRTMWFQGDSGPMVPKDLKSPKAKKRVKKEDDHDYTDKKKVSRGRSKSTLKRKLIKEETVIKTPKKEKDARLKEAGSKRRKTEKPQEINTPHREKRSTARRRKSSSNDTAAGSQRQSRRMSSK